One segment of Candidatus Arsenophonus lipoptenae DNA contains the following:
- the nusA gene encoding transcription termination factor NusA, whose translation MNKEILAVVEAVSNEKSLPREKIFEVLETALATATKKKYEQEIDVRVNINRKIGDFDTFRRWLVVEEVTQPTREITLDAAKFENSSIKIGDYIEDQIESITFDRITTQTAKQVIVQKVREAERAMVVEQFRKQQGEIITGIVKKVNRENITLDLGNNAEGIILREDMLPRENFRIGDRIRGVLYDIHPESRGAQLFITRSKPEMLIELFRIEVPEIGEEMIEIKAAARDPGSRAKIAVKTNDKRIDPVGACVGMRGARVQAVSTELCGERIDIVLWDDNPAQFVINAMAPADVASIVVDEDKCTMDVAVESNNLAQAIGRNGQNIRLASQLLKKHQRDEKWELNIMTAEELEAKHQEEAHTSIKAFIKYLNIDEEFAVILVEKGFSTLEELAYIPVKELLNITGLDETTIKVLRQRAKSALTILELAKKESIRNNQPTDNLLNLPGMDHALAMSLASRNICTLEDLADQGIDDLKEVEGLISDKQAGEIIMAARNICWFGSDSK comes from the coding sequence ATGAATAAAGAAATTTTAGCTGTTGTAGAAGCTGTTTCTAATGAAAAATCACTTCCACGTGAAAAAATATTTGAAGTTCTTGAAACTGCACTAGCAACAGCTACTAAGAAAAAATACGAACAAGAAATTGACGTACGTGTCAATATTAATCGTAAAATAGGAGATTTTGACACTTTTCGTCGTTGGTTAGTAGTAGAAGAAGTCACGCAACCTACACGTGAAATTACTTTAGATGCTGCTAAATTTGAAAATTCATCTATTAAAATAGGTGATTATATAGAAGATCAAATAGAATCTATTACATTTGATCGTATTACGACTCAAACTGCAAAACAGGTAATTGTTCAAAAGGTACGTGAAGCTGAAAGAGCAATGGTAGTTGAACAATTTCGTAAGCAACAAGGTGAAATTATTACTGGTATAGTAAAAAAAGTAAATCGGGAAAATATTACATTAGATTTAGGTAATAATGCTGAAGGAATTATCTTGCGAGAAGATATGCTTCCTCGTGAAAATTTTCGAATAGGTGATCGTATTCGTGGCGTATTATATGATATACATCCTGAATCTAGGGGGGCTCAACTATTTATTACAAGATCTAAACCTGAAATGTTAATAGAATTATTTCGTATAGAAGTACCTGAAATTGGAGAAGAAATGATTGAAATTAAAGCTGCAGCCCGTGATCCAGGTTCTAGAGCAAAAATTGCAGTAAAAACTAACGATAAACGAATTGATCCAGTAGGTGCCTGTGTTGGAATGCGTGGCGCACGGGTACAAGCTGTATCAACTGAGCTTTGTGGTGAGCGTATTGATATTGTTTTATGGGATGATAATCCCGCACAATTTGTTATTAATGCTATGGCTCCAGCTGATGTTGCTTCTATTGTAGTTGATGAAGATAAATGTACTATGGATGTTGCTGTCGAAAGTAATAATTTAGCTCAAGCAATTGGTCGTAATGGACAAAATATCCGATTAGCATCCCAGTTACTAAAAAAACATCAAAGAGATGAAAAATGGGAATTAAATATCATGACTGCTGAAGAACTTGAAGCTAAGCATCAAGAAGAAGCACATACATCTATTAAAGCTTTCATTAAGTATTTAAATATTGATGAAGAATTTGCAGTTATTCTTGTTGAGAAAGGGTTTTCCACATTAGAAGAATTAGCTTATATACCAGTCAAGGAATTATTAAATATTACAGGACTTGATGAAACAACAATTAAAGTTTTGCGTCAAAGAGCAAAATCTGCATTAACAATATTAGAATTAGCTAAAAAAGAGAGTATTAGAAATAATCAACCAACTGATAATTTATTAAATCTACCAGGTATGGATCATGCATTAGCCATGAGCTTAGCTTCTCGTAATATATGCACATTAGAAGATCTTGCTGATCAAGGAATTGATGATTTAAAAGAAGTTGAAGGATTAATAAGTGATAAACAAGCTGGTGAAATTATTATGGCTGCACGTAATATTTGTTGGTTTGGTAGCGATTCAAAATAA
- the infB gene encoding translation initiation factor IF-2 — translation MVDETVKSLAAGIQTSVERLVQQFANAGIKKTENDSVTHNEKKTLLEYLNREDGTTNNHTGKLTLQRKTRSILNVLSTSGKSKSVNIEVRKKRTYIDYEILEKIKTEKQESQEKQERQDEKYKVVEKKHVKQRKINQKIIKSNRDLNAVTEKQRREAEVIDLKRKVEKETLHKFKIGAKRVADEVRHMAKENAKRWNINNHIDDNVDYHTTTYRHAREAEDENDEKEEGKRIKHRIIRSIRQKNNKNFEKFDREEERSVVRTNKIKSKQKKLSSLQQGFTKPISVINRDVVIGETISVSELANKMAIKSSQIIKTMMKMGAMVTINQILDQETAQLVAEEMGHKVILRRENELEKAILIDRDIGKSIIKPRSPVVTIMGHVDHGKTSLLDYIRSTKIASMEVGGITQHIGAYHVETDKGMITFLDTPGHAAFTSMRARGVKVTDIVVLVVAADDGVMPQTIEAIQHAKSADVPIVVAINKIDKTGSDPERVKNELLKYGIIAEDLGGENQFINVSAKTGLGIDELLQAILLEAEVLELKAIHTGMACGVVIESYLDKCRGVVATVLVQEGILNKGDIVLCGFEYGRIRAMRNELGKEIQSSGPSIPVEILGLSNIPSAGDEIMVVRNEKKAREVALYRQGKFREVKLANQHKLKLETMFSDMKSDKISELNIVLKTDVQGTCEAIAESLQKISTNKVKVKIIGLGVGGITETDATLASASNAIIIGFNVRADLSARKIIENENLDLRYYSVIYNLIDDIKQSMNGMLGFEYEQNIIGLAEVRNIFKSPQFSAIAGCMVIHGIIKRNNPIRILRDNIVIYEGELESLRRFKDDINEVCNGMECGIGVKDYNDIQVGDMIEVFEVIKIKRSIDA, via the coding sequence ATGGTAGATGAAACTGTAAAATCATTAGCGGCAGGAATTCAAACTTCAGTTGAACGTTTAGTACAGCAGTTTGCTAATGCTGGAATAAAAAAAACTGAAAATGATTCTGTTACCCATAATGAAAAAAAGACTTTGCTTGAATACTTAAATCGTGAAGATGGAACTACAAATAATCATACTGGAAAGTTAACACTACAGAGAAAAACCCGTAGCATACTTAATGTGCTGAGTACTAGTGGTAAAAGTAAATCAGTTAATATTGAAGTACGTAAAAAACGCACATATATTGACTATGAAATATTAGAAAAAATAAAAACAGAAAAGCAAGAAAGTCAAGAAAAGCAAGAAAGGCAAGATGAAAAGTATAAAGTAGTGGAAAAAAAACATGTGAAACAAAGAAAAATTAATCAAAAAATAATTAAATCTAATCGGGATTTAAATGCTGTTACTGAAAAACAACGACGAGAAGCTGAAGTAATAGATCTTAAGCGTAAGGTTGAAAAAGAAACACTTCATAAATTTAAAATTGGAGCAAAACGAGTAGCTGATGAAGTTCGTCATATGGCAAAGGAAAATGCTAAACGTTGGAATATTAATAATCATATTGACGATAATGTAGATTATCATACTACTACTTATCGTCATGCACGTGAAGCAGAAGATGAAAATGATGAAAAAGAAGAAGGAAAGCGAATTAAACATAGGATTATAAGGAGTATACGACAAAAAAATAATAAAAATTTTGAAAAATTTGATCGTGAAGAGGAAAGATCGGTCGTTCGTACTAATAAAATTAAAAGCAAACAGAAAAAATTAAGTTCATTACAACAAGGTTTCACAAAACCGATATCTGTTATTAATCGTGACGTTGTTATTGGAGAAACTATTTCAGTGTCTGAATTAGCTAATAAAATGGCAATTAAAAGTTCTCAAATTATTAAAACTATGATGAAAATGGGTGCAATGGTAACTATTAATCAGATTCTTGATCAAGAAACAGCTCAACTTGTTGCAGAAGAAATGGGTCATAAAGTTATATTACGTCGTGAAAATGAATTAGAAAAAGCTATTTTGATTGATCGTGATATAGGTAAATCAATAATAAAACCAAGATCTCCAGTAGTAACAATTATGGGACATGTAGATCATGGAAAAACTTCTTTGCTTGATTATATTCGTTCAACTAAAATTGCATCAATGGAAGTAGGTGGGATTACACAACATATAGGTGCTTATCATGTTGAAACAGATAAGGGCATGATTACATTTTTAGATACACCAGGACACGCGGCATTTACTTCTATGCGCGCTCGTGGTGTTAAAGTAACTGATATTGTTGTTTTAGTTGTTGCTGCAGATGATGGAGTAATGCCTCAAACTATAGAAGCTATTCAACATGCTAAGTCTGCTGATGTGCCAATTGTAGTTGCAATTAATAAAATAGATAAAACAGGATCCGATCCTGAACGGGTTAAAAATGAATTATTAAAATATGGTATTATTGCTGAAGATTTAGGAGGGGAAAATCAATTTATTAATGTTTCTGCAAAAACTGGATTAGGTATCGATGAATTATTGCAAGCTATTTTATTGGAAGCTGAGGTATTAGAACTAAAAGCAATTCATACTGGTATGGCATGCGGAGTTGTTATAGAGTCTTATTTAGATAAATGTCGTGGTGTAGTTGCTACTGTTTTAGTTCAAGAGGGTATTTTGAATAAAGGTGATATTGTATTATGTGGTTTTGAGTATGGTCGTATTCGTGCAATGCGTAATGAATTAGGGAAAGAAATTCAATCTTCAGGACCATCTATTCCAGTTGAAATTTTAGGATTATCCAATATACCTTCAGCAGGAGATGAAATAATGGTTGTTCGTAATGAAAAGAAAGCACGTGAAGTTGCACTTTATCGTCAAGGCAAGTTTCGGGAAGTAAAATTGGCAAATCAGCATAAATTAAAATTAGAAACTATGTTTTCTGATATGAAATCTGATAAGATATCTGAATTAAATATTGTATTAAAAACTGATGTACAAGGTACGTGTGAAGCTATTGCTGAGTCATTACAAAAAATATCAACTAATAAAGTAAAAGTAAAAATTATTGGTCTAGGTGTTGGTGGTATTACAGAAACTGATGCTACATTAGCATCTGCTTCTAATGCAATTATTATTGGGTTTAATGTTCGAGCTGATTTATCTGCAAGAAAAATTATTGAAAATGAAAATTTAGATTTACGTTATTATTCGGTAATTTATAATTTGATTGATGATATAAAGCAATCTATGAATGGTATGTTAGGCTTTGAATACGAACAGAATATCATAGGATTAGCAGAAGTACGTAATATTTTTAAATCACCTCAATTTAGTGCTATTGCAGGTTGTATGGTTATTCATGGTATAATAAAACGTAATAATCCTATTCGCATATTACGTGATAATATAGTTATTTATGAAGGTGAATTAGAATCATTACGTCGTTTTAAAGATGATATTAATGAAGTTTGTAATGGTATGGAGTGTGGTATTGGAGTGAAGGACTATAATGATATACAAGTTGGTGATATGATAGAAGTTTTTGAAGTTATTAAAATAAAACGTTCTATTGATGCTTAA